The Streptomyces sp. NBC_01255 genome window below encodes:
- a CDS encoding SpoIIE family protein phosphatase yields MGRSQDAGRSAGPALDKAVLDAVFSEFPFGLHVLDPDLRVVRFRPSARFARLFPLGDVTGQPLIEVLRRLGIQDAEAADRAARRVLATGQPARGIEMPVRNAGDSHRDAVLSVSWFRLHDEDGAVLGLAAVALDVTQRHRAQARLRLLDEAGARFGATLDVLGIGRELAAVAVPDLADIVTVDVIDSVLRGDAPVPGPAARNLPLRRVGRADGDDRQRGGAAVGQMSDVSLSPAYQQALADLRPRLVTGLAAGRGWAGEEPELRERLLSAGVQSLMIVPLSARGVVLGLGCFYRLHGPPAYEQDDLALAVQLADRAALCLDNARLYARETSAARVLQLGLRPPEVPSQAAVETAHSYLPSGAAGDWFDVIPLSGARVALVVGDTAGRTLHAVAAMGELRAAIGALADLDLPPDELLERLHGLVTRLGGAMGGFTEGGPEDGPMRASCLIVVYDPVTGECVMSTAGHPPPVVAYPDGRMELVDIPDGPALGQGVARYTAVRRTLPEDSVLVLYNSALREAAQATTDERLDRLRDELRTEGRSLQATCDALLGILTARLSRHDAVLLLARTRLLDSEHVATWQLANEPATVATARGLVSERLTAWGLGELAFTTQLVVSELVTNAVRYATGPIELRLIRDRALICEVTDDSSTAPQLRYADDTDEGGRGLYITAQITQRWGHRPTPRGKTIWTEQELP; encoded by the coding sequence ATGGGCCGCTCTCAGGATGCGGGCCGCTCGGCGGGCCCGGCGCTCGACAAGGCCGTGCTGGACGCCGTGTTCTCGGAGTTCCCCTTCGGTCTGCACGTGCTGGACCCGGACCTCCGGGTCGTACGGTTCCGGCCGAGCGCACGGTTCGCCCGGCTGTTCCCGCTCGGGGACGTGACCGGACAGCCCCTGATCGAGGTACTGCGGCGCCTCGGCATCCAGGATGCCGAGGCGGCCGACCGGGCCGCGAGGCGGGTTCTGGCGACGGGGCAGCCGGCGCGGGGCATCGAGATGCCGGTCCGGAATGCCGGGGACTCCCACCGTGACGCCGTGCTGTCCGTCTCCTGGTTCCGCCTGCACGACGAGGACGGTGCCGTACTGGGCCTGGCGGCCGTGGCCCTCGACGTCACGCAGCGTCATCGGGCGCAGGCGCGCCTGCGTCTGCTCGACGAGGCCGGCGCCCGCTTCGGAGCCACCTTGGACGTCCTCGGCATCGGCCGGGAACTCGCCGCCGTCGCCGTACCGGACCTCGCGGACATCGTCACCGTGGACGTCATCGACTCGGTGCTGCGCGGCGACGCGCCCGTACCCGGCCCGGCGGCCCGGAACCTGCCTCTCCGTCGTGTGGGACGCGCCGACGGCGACGACCGGCAGCGGGGTGGCGCGGCGGTGGGTCAGATGAGCGACGTCTCGTTGAGTCCGGCGTACCAGCAGGCTCTGGCCGACCTGCGGCCGCGCCTGGTCACCGGCCTGGCCGCGGGCCGGGGGTGGGCCGGCGAGGAGCCGGAGCTGCGGGAGCGGCTCCTGTCGGCCGGGGTGCAGTCCCTGATGATCGTTCCGCTGTCCGCCAGGGGCGTCGTCCTCGGACTGGGCTGCTTCTACCGGCTGCACGGGCCGCCCGCGTACGAGCAGGACGATCTCGCGCTCGCCGTCCAGCTGGCGGACCGCGCCGCGCTCTGTCTGGACAACGCACGGCTGTACGCCCGGGAGACGTCCGCCGCCCGCGTCCTCCAGCTGGGGCTGCGGCCACCCGAGGTCCCCTCGCAGGCCGCGGTGGAGACCGCGCACAGCTATCTGCCGTCGGGCGCCGCCGGGGACTGGTTCGATGTCATCCCGCTGTCCGGGGCGCGTGTCGCGCTCGTCGTGGGAGACACCGCCGGGCGGACCCTTCACGCGGTGGCCGCGATGGGAGAGCTGCGCGCCGCGATCGGCGCCCTCGCGGATCTCGACCTGCCGCCCGACGAGCTGCTGGAGCGTCTGCACGGCCTCGTCACGCGCCTCGGCGGCGCGATGGGCGGGTTCACGGAGGGCGGTCCCGAGGACGGGCCCATGCGCGCCAGCTGCCTCATCGTGGTGTACGACCCCGTCACGGGAGAGTGCGTCATGTCGACCGCCGGCCATCCCCCGCCGGTCGTCGCCTACCCGGACGGCAGGATGGAGCTCGTCGACATCCCCGACGGACCGGCTTTGGGGCAGGGCGTCGCCCGGTACACGGCGGTGCGGCGGACCCTCCCCGAGGACAGCGTCCTCGTCCTGTACAACTCGGCGCTTCGCGAGGCCGCCCAAGCCACCACGGACGAGCGGCTCGACCGCCTGCGCGACGAGCTCCGGACCGAGGGCCGGAGTCTGCAGGCCACGTGCGACGCACTCCTCGGGATCCTCACCGCCCGGCTGTCGCGGCACGACGCGGTCCTGCTGCTCGCCCGCACGCGCCTCCTGGACTCCGAGCACGTGGCCACATGGCAGCTGGCCAACGAACCGGCGACCGTCGCGACCGCCCGCGGGCTCGTCTCCGAGCGCCTCACGGCCTGGGGCCTCGGCGAACTCGCCTTCACCACCCAACTCGTCGTCAGCGAACTCGTCACCAACGCGGTCCGGTACGCGACGGGGCCGATCGAGCTGCGCCTGATCCGTGACCGCGCTCTCATCTGCGAGGTCACCGACGACAGCAGCACGGCGCCCCAGCTCCGGTACGCCGACGACACGGACGAAGGCGGGCGGGGGCTCTACATCACCGCGCAGATCACCCAGCGGTGGGGGCACCGGCCCACACCGCGGGGCAAGACGATCTGGACGGAGCAGGAGCTGCCCTGA
- a CDS encoding sodium:solute symporter family transporter yields the protein MIGCLVVSLAVSGGVRGTGRVQLVKVVVLFAVMAGAAFLVLDRFGWNPDRLLGAAAAGSGLGDAFLGPGVQYGSGPMAVANRFGQLVTVALAVCCLPHVTMRVLGAPGGRATRTAMRWAVGQLIAISALLLVVGLGAAAVLGGPALSGADPTGSISLLLVTQALSPGGLLVSAVFSAVFLTALTTVADVTLAAAASVARDLLPRRPRPGTERVPHQDRHARWAAAAVGAVTVGLSLPAAGWNLLVLSTLAMTLAASALAPVLVYTFLWRGFTRRGLLWSVYGASALTFALLAVSPLFSGSPSAAFPGLDFHATALVNPGLVTIPAGFALGWLGSVLDRGSGAACGYADLAAAVTSDAPVR from the coding sequence GTGATCGGCTGTCTCGTCGTCTCGCTCGCCGTGAGCGGCGGGGTGCGCGGGACCGGCCGTGTGCAGCTCGTCAAGGTGGTGGTCCTGTTCGCGGTGATGGCAGGAGCGGCCTTCCTCGTACTCGACCGCTTCGGCTGGAACCCCGACCGGCTGCTGGGCGCGGCGGCCGCGGGCAGCGGCCTGGGCGACGCCTTCCTGGGGCCGGGCGTCCAGTACGGCAGCGGTCCGATGGCGGTGGCGAACCGCTTCGGTCAGCTCGTCACCGTGGCGCTGGCGGTGTGCTGCCTGCCGCACGTCACGATGCGGGTCCTCGGCGCGCCGGGCGGCCGGGCGACGCGCACGGCCATGCGCTGGGCCGTCGGGCAGTTGATCGCGATCTCGGCCCTGCTCCTCGTCGTCGGTCTCGGCGCGGCCGCCGTCCTCGGCGGCCCGGCACTGAGCGGGGCCGACCCCACAGGCAGCATCTCCCTGCTGCTGGTGACCCAGGCGCTCAGCCCCGGCGGCCTCCTCGTCTCGGCCGTCTTCAGCGCGGTGTTCCTCACCGCCCTGACCACCGTCGCCGACGTCACGCTCGCCGCCGCGGCCTCGGTCGCCCGCGACCTGCTGCCTCGCCGCCCCCGGCCGGGTACCGAAAGGGTCCCCCACCAGGACCGCCACGCCCGCTGGGCGGCGGCCGCGGTGGGCGCCGTCACCGTCGGCTTGTCCCTGCCCGCCGCCGGCTGGAACCTGCTCGTGCTCTCGACCCTGGCGATGACGCTCGCCGCCTCCGCCCTCGCCCCCGTCCTCGTGTACACCTTCCTGTGGCGCGGCTTCACCCGGCGGGGCCTCCTGTGGTCCGTCTACGGGGCGAGTGCTCTCACCTTCGCCCTGCTGGCCGTCTCCCCACTGTTCTCCGGCTCGCCCTCGGCAGCCTTCCCCGGCCTGGACTTCCATGCGACGGCCCTGGTCAACCCCGGTCTCGTCACCATTCCCGCCGGTTTCGCGCTCGGCTGGCTCGGCAGTGTCCTCGACCGCGGATCCGGCGCGGCCTGCGGGTACGCGGACCTGGCGGCAGCCGTCACCTCGGACGCCCCTGTGCGGTGA
- a CDS encoding zinc-binding dehydrogenase: protein MHAAVLHKTGDDTLDVVDVEPVSFGPGRVRVKMHKAGLCHSDLSAMSGVLAHPAPFVPGMLGAGTFAEETVIAAYAAILIPDDVPYDIAALIGCGVTTGIGAALNTAKVKPGSSVVVIGLGGVGISILQGAKVAGAARIIAVDPTPNRREWALAFGATEAIAPEELPETVKRLTGGFGFDYAFEAVGKAGTLRAAYDATRLGGTVCLVGAGSRTDMTDISMAELVLNEKAILPSFYGGADIRRTYATIIDLWRAGRIDLEAMITHHVPLTDINEAIRQMHTGEALRTISDIA, encoded by the coding sequence ATGCACGCAGCAGTCCTGCACAAGACCGGCGACGACACCCTCGACGTCGTCGACGTCGAGCCGGTGTCCTTCGGCCCCGGCCGGGTCCGGGTCAAGATGCACAAGGCCGGGCTCTGCCACTCCGACCTGTCGGCCATGAGCGGTGTGCTCGCCCACCCCGCCCCGTTCGTCCCCGGCATGCTGGGCGCCGGCACCTTCGCCGAGGAGACCGTGATCGCGGCCTACGCGGCGATCCTGATCCCCGACGACGTGCCGTACGACATCGCCGCCCTCATCGGCTGCGGTGTCACCACCGGAATCGGAGCCGCCCTCAACACCGCCAAGGTGAAGCCGGGTTCGTCGGTCGTCGTGATCGGCCTCGGCGGCGTCGGCATCAGCATCCTCCAGGGCGCCAAGGTCGCGGGCGCGGCGCGGATCATCGCTGTGGACCCGACCCCCAACCGCCGGGAGTGGGCACTCGCGTTCGGCGCCACCGAGGCCATCGCCCCCGAGGAGCTGCCGGAGACCGTCAAGCGGCTCACCGGAGGCTTCGGCTTCGACTACGCCTTCGAGGCCGTCGGCAAGGCCGGCACCCTGCGCGCCGCCTACGACGCGACCCGCCTCGGCGGCACGGTCTGCCTCGTCGGCGCCGGCTCGCGCACCGACATGACCGACATCAGCATGGCCGAACTGGTCCTCAACGAGAAGGCGATCCTCCCCTCGTTCTACGGGGGCGCCGACATCCGCCGCACCTACGCCACGATCATCGACCTGTGGCGCGCGGGCCGCATCGACCTGGAGGCGATGATCACCCACCACGTACCGCTGACGGACATCAACGAGGCGATCCGTCAGATGCACACCGGCGAGGCACTGCGCACGATCAGCGACATCGCCTGA